In Phocoena phocoena chromosome 8, mPhoPho1.1, whole genome shotgun sequence, the following are encoded in one genomic region:
- the PHLDB1 gene encoding pleckstrin homology-like domain family B member 1 isoform X2 → MDTINRNQVGPGSKTPAMVQRGPLDLIETGKGLKVQTDKPHLVSLGSGRLSTAITLLPLEEGRTVIGSAARDISLQGPGLAPEHCYIENLRGTLTLYPCGNACTIDGLLVRQPTRLTQGCMLCLGQSTFLRFNHPAEAKWMKSMIPAGGRAPGPPYSPGPESQSLVNGNHTPQPATQGPSACGSHSSLVSSIEKDLQEIMDSLVLEEPGAAGKKPAATSPLSPMANGGRYLLSPPTSPGAMSVGSSYENTSPAFSPLSSPASSGSCASHSPSGQEPAPSMPPLVPARSSSYHLALQPSQSRPSGARPSESPRLGRKGGHERPPSPGLRGLRTDSPAATVLAVACRATESPRAGGQLPLVAIGLSEYQASGARGQPASIPGSPKFQPPVPAPRNKIGTLQDRPPSPFRELPGTERVLTTSPSRQLVGRTFSDGSATRTLQPPESPRLGRRGLDSMRELPPLSPSLSRRALSPMPARTTPDPKVTREVAESPRPRRWAAHGASPEDFSVTLGVRGRRTRSPSPTLGESLAPRKGSFSGRLSPAYSLGSLTGASPHQSPRAQRKLSSGDLRVPVTRERKNSITEISDNEDDLLEYHRRQRQERLREQEMERLERQRLETILNLCAEYSRADGGPEAGELPSIGEAAAALALAGRRPSRGLVGGTGASARSNEEPGGATQRLWETVERSDEENLKEECSSTESTQQEHEDAPSAKLQGEVLALEEERAQVLGRVGQLKVRVKELEQQLQESAREAEMERALLQGEREAERALLQKEQKALDQLQEKLVTLETGIQKERDKEAEALETETKLFEDLEFQQLERESRVEEERELAGQGLLRSKAELLRSIAKRKERLAVLDSQAGQIRSQAVQESERLARDKSASLQLLQKEKEKLAMLERRYHSLTGGRAFPKTTSTLKEMEKLLLPAVDLEQWYQELMAGLGTGPAAASPRSSPPPLPAKASRQLQVYRSKMDGEATSPLPRTRSGPLPSSSGSSSSSSQLSVATLGRSPSPKSTLLAQNGTSSLPRSLAATLQDIETKRQLALQQKGQQVIEEQRRRLAELKQKAAAEAQCQWDALHGAAPFPAGPSGFPQLLHHSILHHLPASRERGEEGEHAYDTLSLESSDSMETSISTGGNSACSPDTMSSASGLDVGKTEEMEKMLKEAHVEKSRLMESREREMELRRQALEEERRRREQVERRLQGESARRHQLVEKEVKMREKQFSQARPLTRYLPIRKEDFDLKTHIESSGHGVDTCLHVVLSSKVCRGYLVKMGGKIKSWKKRWFVFDRLKRTLSYYVDKHETKLKGVIYFQAIEEVYYDHLRSAAKKRFLSFTMVSESPNPALTFCVKTHDRLYYMVAPSAEAMRIWMDVIVTGAEGYTQFMN, encoded by the exons ATGGACACTATCAATAGGAACCAAGTGGGCCCTGGAAGCAAGACCCCAGCTATGGTGCAG AGAGGACCCTTGGACCTGATCGAAACAGGCAAAGGGCTGAAAGTGCAAACGGACAAACCCCATCTGGTGAGCCTGGGCAGTGGGCGGCTCAGCACGGCCATCACTCTTCTGCCGCTGGAGGAAG GGAGGACAGTGATTGGCTCTGCAGCCAGGGACATCTCACTGCAGGGTCCAGGCCTGGCTCCAGAGCACTGCTACATCGAGAACCTGCGGGGCACCCTCACCCTCTACCCCTGCGGCAATGCCTGCACTATTGATGGGCTCCTGGTCCGGCAGCCCACCCGACTCACTCAGG GCTGCATGTTGTGCCTGGGTCAGTCCACCTTCCTCCGCTTTAACCACCCGGCTGAAGCCAAGTGGATGAAGAGCATGATTCCGGCAGGGGGCCGGGCCCCTGGACCCCCCTACAGTCCTGGTCCGG AATCACAAAGCTTGGTGAACGGGAACCACACCCCACAGCCTGCAACCCAGGGACCCTCAGCCTGTGGCAGCCACAGTTCCCTGGTGAGCTCTATTGAGAAGGACCTGCAGGAGATCATGGACTCACTGGTGCTCGAGGAGCCTGGAGCTGCTGGCAAGAAGCCTGCCGCCACTTCCCCACTGTCACCGATGGCCAATGGTGGCCGCTACCTGCTGTCCCCCCCGACCAGCCCTGGTGCCATGTCCGTGGGCTCCAGCTATGAGAACACCTCTCCAGCCTTCTCTCCGCTCTCCTCACCAGCCAGCAGTGGAAGCTGTGCCAGCCACTCCCCCAGTGGGCAGGAACCAGCCCCTTCCATGCCCCCCCTGGTGCCTGCCCGGTCCTCTAGCTACCATTTGGCCCTGCAGCCCTCACAGTCCCGACCCAGTGGTGCTCGCCCCTCTGAGAGCCCCCGGCTGGGCAGGAAGGGGGGTCACGAGAGGCCGCCCAGCCCTGGCCTCCGAGGTCTGCGGACAGACAGCCCTGCAGCCACTGTCTTGGCAGTGGCCTGCAGAGCCACCGAGAGCCCCCGGGCGGGGGGGCAGTTGCCCCTGGTGGCGATTGGCCTGAGTGAATACCAGGCTTCCGGTGCCCGTGGCCAACCCGCCAGCATTCCTGGCAGCCCCAAGTTCCAGCCACCAGTCCCTGCTCCTCGAAACAAGATTGGCACGCTCCAGGACCGCCCTCCCAGCCCTTTCCGGGAGCTGCCGGGCACTGAGCGGGTGTTGACAACCAGCCCCTCACGCCAGCTGGTGGGCCGAACATTTTCCGATGGGTCCGCTACCCGCACCCTGCAACCTCCCGAGAGCCCCCGCCTAGGCCGGCGGGGTCTGGACAGTATGAGAGAACTGCCTCCCTTGAGCCCATCTCTGTCCCGAAGGGCTCTCTCCCCCATGCCCGCCCGGACCACCCCAGATCCCAAAGTAACCAGGGAAGTGGCAGAGAGTCCCCGACCCCGGCGCTGGGCAGCCCATGGGGCTTCACCAGAGGACTTCTCCGTGACACTGGGGGTGCGGGGCCGTAGGACACGGAGCCCCTCACCCACACTAGGGGAGTCCCTGGCACCCCGCAAGGGCAGCTTCAGTGGCAGGCTGAGCCCGGCTTATAGTCTGGGCTCGTTGACTGGGGCTTCACCCCACCAGAGCCCCCGTGCCCAGAGGAAGCTCTCCAGCGGGGACTTGCGGGTGCCTGTCACTCGGGAGCGGAAAAATAGCATCACAGAGATCAGTGACAACGAGGATGACCTCCTGGAGTACCACCGGCGGCAGCGCCAAGAGCGGCTTCGGGAGCAGGAGATGGAGAGGCTG GAACGCCAGCGCCTGGAGACCATCCTGAACTTATGCGCCGAGTACAGCCGGGCCGACGGGGGACCTGAGGCCGGGGAGCTGCCCAGCATCGGGGAGGCCGCCGCAGCCTTGGCTCTGGCCGGCCGGAGGCCCTCACGAGGCCTTGTGGGGGGCACTGGGGCCTCTGCGCGGAGCAACGAGGAGCCTGGAGGTGCCACCCAACGCCTGTGGGAGACTGTGGAGCGCTCGGATGAGGAGAATCTCAAAGAGGAGTGCAGTAGCACGGAAAGCACCCAGCAGGAG cacgAAGATGCACCTAGTGCCAAGCTCCAGGGAGAGGTGCTGGCCCTGGAAGAGGAGCGGGCTCAGGTGCTGGGGCGAGTGGGGCAGCTGAAAGTCCGGGTGAAGGAGCTGGAGCAGCAGCTGCAGGAGTCAGCCCGAGAG GCTGAAATGGAGCGGGCACTGctgcagggggagagggaagcagagcgCGCGCTGCTGCAGAAGGAGCAGAAGGCGCTGGACCAGCTGCAGGAGAAGCTGGTGACCTTGGAGACGGGCATCCAAAAGGAGAGGGACAAG GAGGCAGAAGCCCTGGAGACTGAGACAAAGCTCTTTGAAGACTTGGAGTTCCAGCAGCTGGAGCGGGAGAGCCGCGTGGAGGAGGAGCGCGAGCTGGCTGGCCAAGGGCTGCTCCGGAGCAAGGCCGAGCTGCTCCGGAGCATCGCCAAGAGGAAG GAGCGCCTGGCGGTCCTGGACAGCCAGGCTGGGCAGATCCGGTCCCAGGCTGTGCAAGAGTCAGAACGCCTAGCCCGGGATAAGAGTGCCTCCCTGCAGCTGCTGCAGAAG GAGAAGGAGAAACTGGCTATGTTGGAAAGAAGATACCACTCTCTCACAGGGGGCAGGGCTTTCCCGAAGACCACGTCGACCCTCAAAGAG ATGGAGAAGCTGCTGCTCCCCGCTGTAGACTTAGAGCAGTGGTACCAGGAGCTGATGGCCGGGCTGGGGACCGGCCCCGCTGCAGCCTCCCCTCGTTCCTCCCCCCCGCCTCTGCCCGCCAAAGCTTCCCGTCAGCTGCAG GTTTACCGCTCCAAGATGGATGGTGAGGCCACTAGCCCCTTGCCCCGGACCCGCAGcggccccctcccctcttcctctggctcttcctcttcctcctcccagctcAGCGTGGCTACCTTGGGCCGTAGCCCCTCCCCAAAG AGCACTCTACTCGCCCAGAATGGCACAAGCAGCCTTCCTCGCAGCCTGGCAGCCACTCTGCAGGACATTGAGACCAAGCGCCAGCTGGCCCTCCAGCAGAAGG GGCAGCAGGTGATTGAGGAGCAGCGGCGGCGGTTGGCTGAGCTGAAGCAGAAGGCGGCGGCCGAGGCGCAGTGCCAGTGGGACGCCCTGCACGGGGCCGCGCCCTTCCCGGCCGGGCCCTCGGGCTTCCCGCAGCTCCTGCATCACTCCATCCTGCACCACCTGCCTGCGTCCAGGGAGCGAGGGGAGGAGGGCGAGCACGCCTACGACACGCTGAGCCTGGAGAGCTCAGACAGCATGGAGACCAGCATCTCTACGGGGGGCAACTCGGCCTGCTCCCCCGACACCATGTCCAG TGCCAGCGGCCTGGATGTGGGGAAGACGGAAGAAATGGAGAAGATGCTGAAAGAAGCCCATGTGGAGAAGAGCCGGCTCATGGAGTCGAGG GAGCGGGAGATGGAGCTGAGGCGGCAGGCCCTGGAGGAGGAGCGGAGGCGGCGGGAGCAGGTGGAACGGAGGCTGCAGGGCGAGAGTGCCCGGAGGCATCAGCTCGTGGAGAAGGAGGTCAAGATGCGGGAGAAGCAGTTCTCGCAG GCACGACCCCTGACCCGCTACCTGCCGATCCGGAAGGAGGACTTTGACCTGAAGACCCACATTGAGTCCTCAGGCCACGGTGTGGATACCTGCCTGCATGTCGTGCTCAGCAGCAAG GTCTGCCGTGGCTACTTGGTCAAGATGGGTGGCAAGATTAAATCATGGAAGAAGCGCTGGTTTGTCTTCGATCGACTCAAGCGCACCCTTTCCTATTATGTGG
- the PHLDB1 gene encoding pleckstrin homology-like domain family B member 1 isoform X3 produces the protein MDTINRNQVGPGSKTPAMVQRGPLDLIETGKGLKVQTDKPHLVSLGSGRLSTAITLLPLEEGRTVIGSAARDISLQGPGLAPEHCYIENLRGTLTLYPCGNACTIDGLLVRQPTRLTQGCMLCLGQSTFLRFNHPAEAKWMKSMIPAGGRAPGPPYSPGPAESQSLVNGNHTPQPATQGPSACGSHSSLVSSIEKDLQEIMDSLVLEEPGAAGKKPAATSPLSPMANGGRYLLSPPTSPGAMSVGSSYENTSPAFSPLSSPASSGSCASHSPSGQEPAPSMPPLVPARSSSYHLALQPSQSRPSGARPSESPRLGRKGGHERPPSPGLRGLRTDSPAATVLAVACRATESPRAGGQLPLVAIGLSEYQASGARGQPASIPGSPKFQPPVPAPRNKIGTLQDRPPSPFRELPGTERVLTTSPSRQLVGRTFSDGSATRTLQPPESPRLGRRGLDSMRELPPLSPSLSRRALSPMPARTTPDPKVTREVAESPRPRRWAAHGASPEDFSVTLGVRGRRTRSPSPTLGESLAPRKGSFSGRLSPAYSLGSLTGASPHQSPRAQRKLSSGDLRVPVTRERKNSITEISDNEDDLLEYHRRQRQERLREQEMERLERQRLETILNLCAEYSRADGGPEAGELPSIGEAAAALALAGRRPSRGLVGGTGASARSNEEPGGATQRLWETVERSDEENLKEECSSTESTQQEHEDAPSAKLQGEVLALEEERAQVLGRVGQLKVRVKELEQQLQESAREAEMERALLQGEREAERALLQKEQKALDQLQEKLVTLETGIQKERDKEAEALETETKLFEDLEFQQLERESRVEEERELAGQGLLRSKAELLRSIAKRKERLAVLDSQAGQIRSQAVQESERLARDKSASLQLLQKEKEKLAMLERRYHSLTGGRAFPKTTSTLKEVYRSKMDGEATSPLPRTRSGPLPSSSGSSSSSSQLSVATLGRSPSPKSTLLAQNGTSSLPRSLAATLQDIETKRQLALQQKGQQVIEEQRRRLAELKQKAAAEAQCQWDALHGAAPFPAGPSGFPQLLHHSILHHLPASRERGEEGEHAYDTLSLESSDSMETSISTGGNSACSPDTMSSASGLDVGKTEEMEKMLKEAHVEKSRLMESREREMELRRQALEEERRRREQVERRLQGESARRHQLVEKEVKMREKQFSQARPLTRYLPIRKEDFDLKTHIESSGHGVDTCLHVVLSSKVCRGYLVKMGGKIKSWKKRWFVFDRLKRTLSYYVDKHETKLKGVIYFQAIEEVYYDHLRSAAKSPNPALTFCVKTHDRLYYMVAPSAEAMRIWMDVIVTGAEGYTQFMN, from the exons ATGGACACTATCAATAGGAACCAAGTGGGCCCTGGAAGCAAGACCCCAGCTATGGTGCAG AGAGGACCCTTGGACCTGATCGAAACAGGCAAAGGGCTGAAAGTGCAAACGGACAAACCCCATCTGGTGAGCCTGGGCAGTGGGCGGCTCAGCACGGCCATCACTCTTCTGCCGCTGGAGGAAG GGAGGACAGTGATTGGCTCTGCAGCCAGGGACATCTCACTGCAGGGTCCAGGCCTGGCTCCAGAGCACTGCTACATCGAGAACCTGCGGGGCACCCTCACCCTCTACCCCTGCGGCAATGCCTGCACTATTGATGGGCTCCTGGTCCGGCAGCCCACCCGACTCACTCAGG GCTGCATGTTGTGCCTGGGTCAGTCCACCTTCCTCCGCTTTAACCACCCGGCTGAAGCCAAGTGGATGAAGAGCATGATTCCGGCAGGGGGCCGGGCCCCTGGACCCCCCTACAGTCCTGGTCCGG CAGAATCACAAAGCTTGGTGAACGGGAACCACACCCCACAGCCTGCAACCCAGGGACCCTCAGCCTGTGGCAGCCACAGTTCCCTGGTGAGCTCTATTGAGAAGGACCTGCAGGAGATCATGGACTCACTGGTGCTCGAGGAGCCTGGAGCTGCTGGCAAGAAGCCTGCCGCCACTTCCCCACTGTCACCGATGGCCAATGGTGGCCGCTACCTGCTGTCCCCCCCGACCAGCCCTGGTGCCATGTCCGTGGGCTCCAGCTATGAGAACACCTCTCCAGCCTTCTCTCCGCTCTCCTCACCAGCCAGCAGTGGAAGCTGTGCCAGCCACTCCCCCAGTGGGCAGGAACCAGCCCCTTCCATGCCCCCCCTGGTGCCTGCCCGGTCCTCTAGCTACCATTTGGCCCTGCAGCCCTCACAGTCCCGACCCAGTGGTGCTCGCCCCTCTGAGAGCCCCCGGCTGGGCAGGAAGGGGGGTCACGAGAGGCCGCCCAGCCCTGGCCTCCGAGGTCTGCGGACAGACAGCCCTGCAGCCACTGTCTTGGCAGTGGCCTGCAGAGCCACCGAGAGCCCCCGGGCGGGGGGGCAGTTGCCCCTGGTGGCGATTGGCCTGAGTGAATACCAGGCTTCCGGTGCCCGTGGCCAACCCGCCAGCATTCCTGGCAGCCCCAAGTTCCAGCCACCAGTCCCTGCTCCTCGAAACAAGATTGGCACGCTCCAGGACCGCCCTCCCAGCCCTTTCCGGGAGCTGCCGGGCACTGAGCGGGTGTTGACAACCAGCCCCTCACGCCAGCTGGTGGGCCGAACATTTTCCGATGGGTCCGCTACCCGCACCCTGCAACCTCCCGAGAGCCCCCGCCTAGGCCGGCGGGGTCTGGACAGTATGAGAGAACTGCCTCCCTTGAGCCCATCTCTGTCCCGAAGGGCTCTCTCCCCCATGCCCGCCCGGACCACCCCAGATCCCAAAGTAACCAGGGAAGTGGCAGAGAGTCCCCGACCCCGGCGCTGGGCAGCCCATGGGGCTTCACCAGAGGACTTCTCCGTGACACTGGGGGTGCGGGGCCGTAGGACACGGAGCCCCTCACCCACACTAGGGGAGTCCCTGGCACCCCGCAAGGGCAGCTTCAGTGGCAGGCTGAGCCCGGCTTATAGTCTGGGCTCGTTGACTGGGGCTTCACCCCACCAGAGCCCCCGTGCCCAGAGGAAGCTCTCCAGCGGGGACTTGCGGGTGCCTGTCACTCGGGAGCGGAAAAATAGCATCACAGAGATCAGTGACAACGAGGATGACCTCCTGGAGTACCACCGGCGGCAGCGCCAAGAGCGGCTTCGGGAGCAGGAGATGGAGAGGCTG GAACGCCAGCGCCTGGAGACCATCCTGAACTTATGCGCCGAGTACAGCCGGGCCGACGGGGGACCTGAGGCCGGGGAGCTGCCCAGCATCGGGGAGGCCGCCGCAGCCTTGGCTCTGGCCGGCCGGAGGCCCTCACGAGGCCTTGTGGGGGGCACTGGGGCCTCTGCGCGGAGCAACGAGGAGCCTGGAGGTGCCACCCAACGCCTGTGGGAGACTGTGGAGCGCTCGGATGAGGAGAATCTCAAAGAGGAGTGCAGTAGCACGGAAAGCACCCAGCAGGAG cacgAAGATGCACCTAGTGCCAAGCTCCAGGGAGAGGTGCTGGCCCTGGAAGAGGAGCGGGCTCAGGTGCTGGGGCGAGTGGGGCAGCTGAAAGTCCGGGTGAAGGAGCTGGAGCAGCAGCTGCAGGAGTCAGCCCGAGAG GCTGAAATGGAGCGGGCACTGctgcagggggagagggaagcagagcgCGCGCTGCTGCAGAAGGAGCAGAAGGCGCTGGACCAGCTGCAGGAGAAGCTGGTGACCTTGGAGACGGGCATCCAAAAGGAGAGGGACAAG GAGGCAGAAGCCCTGGAGACTGAGACAAAGCTCTTTGAAGACTTGGAGTTCCAGCAGCTGGAGCGGGAGAGCCGCGTGGAGGAGGAGCGCGAGCTGGCTGGCCAAGGGCTGCTCCGGAGCAAGGCCGAGCTGCTCCGGAGCATCGCCAAGAGGAAG GAGCGCCTGGCGGTCCTGGACAGCCAGGCTGGGCAGATCCGGTCCCAGGCTGTGCAAGAGTCAGAACGCCTAGCCCGGGATAAGAGTGCCTCCCTGCAGCTGCTGCAGAAG GAGAAGGAGAAACTGGCTATGTTGGAAAGAAGATACCACTCTCTCACAGGGGGCAGGGCTTTCCCGAAGACCACGTCGACCCTCAAAGAG GTTTACCGCTCCAAGATGGATGGTGAGGCCACTAGCCCCTTGCCCCGGACCCGCAGcggccccctcccctcttcctctggctcttcctcttcctcctcccagctcAGCGTGGCTACCTTGGGCCGTAGCCCCTCCCCAAAG AGCACTCTACTCGCCCAGAATGGCACAAGCAGCCTTCCTCGCAGCCTGGCAGCCACTCTGCAGGACATTGAGACCAAGCGCCAGCTGGCCCTCCAGCAGAAGG GGCAGCAGGTGATTGAGGAGCAGCGGCGGCGGTTGGCTGAGCTGAAGCAGAAGGCGGCGGCCGAGGCGCAGTGCCAGTGGGACGCCCTGCACGGGGCCGCGCCCTTCCCGGCCGGGCCCTCGGGCTTCCCGCAGCTCCTGCATCACTCCATCCTGCACCACCTGCCTGCGTCCAGGGAGCGAGGGGAGGAGGGCGAGCACGCCTACGACACGCTGAGCCTGGAGAGCTCAGACAGCATGGAGACCAGCATCTCTACGGGGGGCAACTCGGCCTGCTCCCCCGACACCATGTCCAG TGCCAGCGGCCTGGATGTGGGGAAGACGGAAGAAATGGAGAAGATGCTGAAAGAAGCCCATGTGGAGAAGAGCCGGCTCATGGAGTCGAGG GAGCGGGAGATGGAGCTGAGGCGGCAGGCCCTGGAGGAGGAGCGGAGGCGGCGGGAGCAGGTGGAACGGAGGCTGCAGGGCGAGAGTGCCCGGAGGCATCAGCTCGTGGAGAAGGAGGTCAAGATGCGGGAGAAGCAGTTCTCGCAG GCACGACCCCTGACCCGCTACCTGCCGATCCGGAAGGAGGACTTTGACCTGAAGACCCACATTGAGTCCTCAGGCCACGGTGTGGATACCTGCCTGCATGTCGTGCTCAGCAGCAAG GTCTGCCGTGGCTACTTGGTCAAGATGGGTGGCAAGATTAAATCATGGAAGAAGCGCTGGTTTGTCTTCGATCGACTCAAGCGCACCCTTTCCTATTATGTGG